A single window of Gymnogyps californianus isolate 813 chromosome 16, ASM1813914v2, whole genome shotgun sequence DNA harbors:
- the LOC127022983 gene encoding LOW QUALITY PROTEIN: acyl-CoA dehydrogenase family member 11-like (The sequence of the model RefSeq protein was modified relative to this genomic sequence to represent the inferred CDS: deleted 1 base in 1 codon), protein MFTCRLPWWRSRATCKPRQPGHFLPRIWERCQPPSRKGINTTARQGQQVGEQEEQVLEDLEMPLAKRDTETLFQEQPETGNQHLEDALLRNYLKAHLPPKVLEEVNQDLERFGNRLLTKIKPLGWGCKLNLAVFRQRDARGQRVHHTVTCSAWRRMKEIAAEEGLIAEAYERRHSSWSRLHQAVKLYLFSSSSGGFNCALAMTDGAAKVIESLGIPGSLKNAFDHLTSHDPQQFWASGQWMTERRGGSDVATCSETVARKQPHGTYHLYGFKWFTLAAESDVTSTLARVADAEGQVKQGSSGLPVFFLKVRDEGGKLNSIQVQRLKDKLGTRQMARAQLWLDGAKAELTSAEGHGVASISNVLNITWIHNVIGAVASMRRVISLSREYARSRVAFGKLLQDHPLHMQTIAWMEVQMRGAFLLLMEIVRLLGLVETNTASEQDQLLLRLLIPVAKLYTGKQASAGVVETMESFGGQGYMEDTGLPVVVHDTLVPSIWEGTTNILSLDVLQSLTESQGQAMAGFFSTVQVLSLQDLCPTTGCFGESSVSTWYSVALCSLKVRPQEKTGAGFERCETGTRREANAIGSLAQFTQAAGSKGAATVELAARGFSYTLARIYAGTLLIEHAAWPDASSADISAARRWCNPELCPVATASREQQPRGRGSADGRARWCRRASPACGSGPSLTRGNWEAQPPGETEGKDLSDQIQIVT, encoded by the exons ATGTTTACCTGTCGCCTGCCTTGGTGGAGATCCCGTGCTACTTGCAAGCCGCGGCAGCCGGGTCACTTTCTGCCTCGCATCTGGGAGAGATGCCAACCGCCGAGTCGTAAAGGAATCAACACGACCGCGAGGCAGGGGCAACAGGTCGGCGAGCAGGAGGAA CAAGTATTAGAAGATCTGGAAATGCCCCTTGCAAAGAGAGACACCGAGACCCTCTTCCAAGAGCAGCCCGAGACTGGGAACCAGCATTTGGAAGATGCTTTGCTTCGGAATTACTTGAAAGCACACCTTCCTCCCAAG GTACTGGAGGAGGTGAATCAGGATCTGGAGAGATTTGGAAACCGTCTGCTAACCAAGATCAAACCTCTAGGATGGGGATGCAAGTTGAACCTCGCTGTGTTTCGGCAGCGTGATGCCCGGGGGCAGCGGGTGCATCACACTGTCACCTGCTCGGCCTGGAGGAGGATGAAAGAGATTGCGGCAGAAGAGGGGCTGATTGCGGAGGCCTATGAGAGAAGACACTCCAGCTGGAG CCGTTTGCATCAGGCTGTCAAACTGTACTTATTTTCAAGCTCCTCTGGAGGTTTCAACTGTGCACTGGCCATGACTGATGGGGCAGCCAAAGTCATCGAG TCACTAGGTATTCCTGGATCTCTGAAAAACGCTTTTGACCATCTGACATCCCATGACCCCCAGCAGTTCTGGGCCTCTGGCCAGTGGATGACCGAGCGCAGGGGAGGCTCTGATGTTGCTACCTGTTCTGAG ACAGTGGCCAGAAAGCAGCCACATGGTACATATCATCTCTATGGTTTTAAATGGTTTACATTGGCTGCTGAGTCTGATGTGACGTCAACCCTAGCCAGGGTAGCGGATGCTGAAGGACAAGTAAAACAG GGTTCCAGCGGCCTGCCCGTGTTCTTCCTGAAGGTTCGAGATGAGGGGGGGAAGCTGAACAGCATCCAAGTGCAACGGCTGAAAGACAAGTTGGGCACGCGGCAGATGGCAAGAGCACAGCTATGGCTAGATGGAGCTAAAGCGGAACTA ACCTCTGCAGAGGGTCATGGAGTGGCCTCCATCTCCAACGTGCTGAACATAACTTGGATCCACAACGTCATTGGTGCGGTAGCTTCCATGAGAAG GGTGATCAGTCTGAGCAGGGAGTACGCCCGTAGCCGGGTTGCCTTTGGGAAGCTCCTCCAGGACCATCCCCTACACATGCAGACAATAGCCTGGATGGAG GTACAGATGCGAGGGGCGTTTCTTCTGCTTATGGAGATCGTTCGTCTGCTTGGACTTGTAGAAACCAACACGGCAAGTGAGCAAGACCAGCTTCTCTTGAGACTGCTGATACCAGTCGCCAAACTGTACACTGGGAAGCAG GCTTCTGCTGGTGTTGTTGAGACAATGGAGAGTTTTGGAGGACAAGGTTACATGGAGGATACAGGCTTGCCAGTCGTAGTCCACGATACTCTG GTGCCATCCATATGGGAGGGAACAACAAATATCCTGTCACTTGATGTCCTGCAGTCCCTCACCGAGAGTCAAGGACAAGCGATGGCTGGGTTCTTCTCCACCGTGCAG GTCCTCAGTTTGCAGGATTTGTGCCCAACGACAGGCTGCTTTGGAGAAAGCAGCGTTAGTACTTGGTACAGCGTAGCACTTTGTTCTCTGAAGGTCAGACCTCAGG aaaaaactGGAGCTGGCTTCGAGCGCTGTGAAACTGGAACCCGCCGCGAAGCAAATGCCATCGGCAGTCTTGCGCAGTTCACGCAAGCAGCTGGCTCAAAGGGGGCAGCGACCGTGGAGCTAGCAGCAAGAGGCTTCTCCTACACCCTAGCAAGGATCTATGCAGGTA CTCTTTTAATTGAACATGCAGCTTGGCCTGACGCTTCCTCCGCGGACATCTCCGCTGCTCGAAG GTGGTGCAACCCGGAGCTGTGCCCTGTGGCCACGGCGTCAAGAGAACAGCAGCCACGAGGCCGAGGAAGCGCCGATGGACGAGCGCGCTGGTGTAGGAGGGCCAGCCCCGCCTGCGGCAGCGGGCCGTCACTCACCAGGGGCAACTGGGAAGCCCAGCCCCCAGGGGAAACAGAAG GCAAAGACTTAAGTGATCAAATCCAGATAGTGACTTGA